The nucleotide window CCCGGTCTGACGGGCAGCCTCTGTCGCAGGGAGCTGCCGGCCGGGGCCGCTTTGTCGATTTGTGTTGGCGCCTTGTAGAGTCGGGTCATGGCCGTGCACCGGTTCCGGGTGTCCGAACGGGGCCAGATGGCGCTGCCCGCGGAGGCTCGCCGACGCTGGAACCTCACCGCTGGTGGCACCGTGGAGATAGCCGATCTGGGCCCTGCTCTGGTCGTCGTCCCCGCTGGTGGGGACGGTTTGCGCAACCTGCTCAGGGCCTCCATAGACGAAGCGGGCGGCTATCCGTCTCTGGCCGCCCGGGTCGCAGTCGAAGAGCCCGAACTCCGGTGACCGGAACCGTCCTGATCGACGACCACAACCTGCTGAGAGTGCTCCTGGGCGACGAGCCGGACGGGCTTCGCGCCGCGGGGAGCGGCATCGCCACCACCGGGCTGTGGTACCACCGGCTGTGCCGGGCGGTGGCCGACCGGACCGTCGCAGGCGCGATGTCGCGCCGCCTCGGCGGCTTGGACAAAGGGGTCGCTGCCGAGGTCACATCCTTGATAGTCGCACTTCCCTCTGACATCGAATTGTTGTCACTTCGGGCGCTCGGTTGGCCTATGGGGGAACTGGCATCCAGCGGAGTCCGCCTGAATCTGCTCTCGCTGGAGGCGCTGGCCGCCGCCCGGCATCTCGACGCCGAGATCTGCCTCGCCGCGGCGAACAACAACGGCCCGCTCATCGCCGCGGCCCGCACCGTGGGAGTCCCCCTCCGTCGCCTGCCGAACTGAACGCCGCGGGTCGCCGGCCCTCCGGTGATCCGCCGCCGGGACCTCGCCGCCGGCAGGGACCGCTGCTTCCACTACGCAATCCCGCGGTCGGAGCGTCCGCTGGGCAGGGTCGGATCGCGCGCCGCGGCTGGGGAAAGAGATCGCCGTCAGGGCACCCGGGCAAACGCTTGACACGGGGGGGGGGCTATCTTGCCCGCCGGTGTGGCTGACGCAACGGCGCTTCGGCCGAACCGCCGGCCGCGGCTCGCGGGCCCCTGCCGGCCGGTAGCAGTCGATGCGCAAGGAGCGGCAGGAAATGGTTGGTGCAGGCATAGCGCTGTTTGTCTTGTGCTTCGGCGCGCTCGTCGACATCCATCGCCGCTCGTTCGCCTCGTGGGTGCACGCCGACCGAAGGCGGAAGCATTGGCTCACGTGGAGTTACGGTCTCGCCTTCATCAATGTACTTCTGCTCTCAATGTCAGGGATTCTGCCGGCGCTGGGTGTCTTCGTGATCCTTTCCTGCATCATCTACCTGTGCTGCTATGCGGGCCTGCTGATTCCGTCGATGCGGAACGGGCAGAGCACCACCAGCGACTTTCGCCATCCAGACCATTAGGAGAAGCGGTGAAATCGTCCAAGGCCGATCAGGGCCAGTTGATCACGATACAGAAGTATCAGACATACAGCGGCTACGAGTCCCGGAATATCGCCAGCGGAGACGATGAAGAAAGATCAGTTCTTGTCCGACCAAAACCGGATCGGGCCACACGGTCTATCCGTCTGGAACCCCAGGACGGTAAATCAGTCATGCGCGGAGCCGCGAAGGGCTTGCAATGGCCGAGCGGGAATATCGCTGACGTCAAGATCGAGTTGGTTCTCACCGATCAACGGATTGCCTTCGCGATTCCGCGGTGCCCGAAGCCGTCAGCGCTTCAGCCAATGCTCACCCTCAAGTACATGCCCTTTGAGCCGTTCGAGTGGCTGTTCCGGTATGCGGCAGAGTCACGTCGGTACAACACCCAGATCGGGCTGGGACAACTCCATTACGACTGGATTACAGCTGTTGGATCGGCACACCAGATGCGTGGGCGGCGGCGACGCCCCGGCCGTCAGAAGAACGGAGACATCCTCCGCATCGGCTTCGATCCGGTCGTCGACGCAGGTGGAGAGATCCACGAGTCAGGTTCGGGGAGCGCCGATGTGCATGTGGAGTTGGCACCGGACCTGAGTGGCGAGATGCTGGCGTTGGAGCTGACCGCACGGGTCTGCCGCCACAGGCTTGCTGCCCTTGAGAGCAGCGACACCGACAACGGCGTGGCCGAGACGATTGCCTCCACACTGAAAGAAGTGGAAGAGCGCATCGCCAGTTTCACAATGGGGGTCTCAAACCCGAACCTCTCCTATGAGATTACGCGCTGACTCTTCGCTCCGTGCTGGGGAGTTCAGGACGTCGTTCGCAGGATTCTCAGCTGTCTCAACTGTCAAGGGGAGACCATGACATTCTATCAGGAATCGAGAAGGCCGGATCGCACTGCCAAAAGTGGTCCTATGTCCGGGTTTGTGCGCGGCGTGGTGCCGCAGTTAGGCACCACGTTCTTTGTGGCAGGATTCACGCTGCTTCTATTGGCAGCGTTCGACACCCGTCTATTGCCAGGGTTCGACACCTACTACGTGGGCAGTCGGTTGTATGCGGGTCTGGTGTGCCTGGGCTTGGGTATTGCACTGCTCTACTACTATGCAAAAATCGCTGGCAGTCCCGAGTGATTGTAGGCGAAGCCCGGTATCTGGCGCAGAGGGTATACAAACTCAATTTGAGAAGGGCTGGCAATGAGTTTCTATCAGGAACTGGGCGAGGGAGAGCATTCGAAGTCTGATGAAGTGTTGAATTCATCCCGAGGATATCTAGCGCTGATAGTCGTGCCATTCCTGGCGGGATTCGCGTGCATATTCCTGACATTCCGGCTTCGCTTCTGTCACGTTGGCTTCCGTGACGGCGGAGTGGACAGTTGGTGTGATCCGATTAATACGCCTCTCCTTGTTGCAGGAATCGTCCTGATGGTGGTCCCCGTGGTGGTGCACATGTTCAGGGTGGCACTCACTAAGTCGAACGAGTAGCAGCAGCTCGTTGGTATCGTGTCAGGCCATGAGTCGGAAGAACTGGCCGATGTTATTGGAGTGGACACAGGAAGAGCGGAGTGCGTCGTGAAAAATGGTCGTAAACTGTTCCGCAGGATTCCGAGGTTCGGTCGCTTAAACCTCGGCTGCGCGATCATCGTTATGGTCATTTGCACTGCCTTGGTGCCTGCGGCGGCGTCTTCGCCGGTGGTGGCGCAGGAGCAGACGTCGTGGTACGTGAACGACGACCCCAGCCTGTTCGGGCCGTCTGAGTATTGGTATTGGGGTGATCCCGGTCATGGTTACGGTTCGAACTATTACCGCTACACGTATGCCATAGGCGGTGCCAGGTCTGCGGACAATTGGGCGCGGTGGTCCATGGGGCCCCGGGTGGGCCTCCAGGAGATCCAGGTGTATGTGCCGAGCAATCACGCCACGGCGACGGTGTATTACAACATCACGATCGGGTCGCGGACGTTCAGGCGGTCCGTGGCGCAGGCCAGTATCTCGGGTTGGCACTCGCTGGGCAACTGGGACGCCGGTGGCGCCGACGTGGTCGTCGCGGTCTACGACAACGACGCCGGGCATCACAAGGACCGCCACGGCTTTGCGGCCAGCCGGATCGGTGTGGACGCTATCAGGATGCGCTGCGTGGCCCGCTGCTCCGCCAACCCGTCGCCTCCGTCGCCTCCGCCGCCGCAGCGGGACGTGACCATTGAGCTCGGCGCGGATCGGAGCGGGTGCGGTTACTCGCATCTTCCGTGCCGGTGGGTGGACGCCACCTTCGAGGGGTTCGCGTCGGGACGTTACCTGCTGGAGTGCTATTGGAGCACGTCGCGGGGCTCGTTGGGGAGTCGCACCGCGTCGCGGACGATCACCGTCTCGGGGCGTTCGGTCGACGAGCTGTGCTGGTTCAACGTGCAGCCGGGCCGCTACCTGACCCTGGTGGTGGACGGCGTCCGATCCAACACCATCCAGTTCTCCGGAACAACCTCCCCGCCCCCGCCGCCCCCGCCGCCATCGTCGCTCGTTGTTGAGGTGCCGTCGGCTCCGAGTTTCTTGGCGGCTTCCGTCGGTGAGCGTAGGGCGGGTGTTTTGTGGTCACCGCCTGCTGACGACGGTGGCGCGCCGGTGACGCGGTATCGGGTGGAGTTGTATGAGGGCGGAACCCGCGTCGATCGCTTCTATGTCGCCTCCGGCGCAGTGGAGGTGTCGTTCGGCGGTCTCACGCCGGGCACGGCGTACACGGCCTACGTGCGGGCCGAGAACAGAGCCGGTTGGGGCGCTCGGGACAGCACGACTTTCACGACGCTGGCGGATTCATCCCCGCCGCCCACCACCACGACGACAACGCAGCCGCCGGAGGCCCAGGCCACTCGCGCAATCCGCATCTCCCTGGGCGCGGATCGGAGCGGATGCGGGTATGAGCATCTTCCGTGCCGCTGGGTGGACGCCACCTTTGACAGGTTCGCGTCGGGACGTTACCTGCTGGAGTGCTACTGGAGCACGTCGCGGGGCTCGCTGGGGAATCGCACCGCGTCGCGGACGATCACCGTCTCGTCGCGCTCGGTCGACAATCTGTGCTGGTTCAACGTGCAGCCGGGCCGCCATCTGACGATGGTTGTAGACGGCGTCCAATCCAACACCATCCAATTCGCAGGCACCCTTGGCCAGACCTCAGCCAGCCAAAATAACGACCAGAACAACAATGACCTACCGCCGAGTATGGCAGATGTGGACGCCGGGTTAGCCACCGCCCTGCCAGCGCCGTCAGAGGCCACCGCGCCCTCCTCTCCCCGCAATCTGGAGATCGCGGTCATTGACTCCAATCGGGATGCCGACACGCTGAAGGATGACCTCATCGTGACGTGGGATTCTCCAGATAACAATGGAGGTGCAAGGGTCGCAGGCTATCGGATGACGATATCGCGCCCACCTATCTCGAACGGACCTGATGTACGACCCCATCCTTGGTCCACAAGTGGGCGACCGTCGTCACCGTATGAGTTTGCGGGACTCTCGTGTGCTGCCTATACGATTACCCTCGCAGCGGAGAATCGAGCCGGACGCGGGTCAATCTCACGGGCAACCGTGAGCACGGAATGCCCACCTCGCCCCGGATATCTGAATGATGATCCAGTGATCCGCGGTGGGGAGGCTTCTGGCTTGGGTCAGGGTACGATGGCCGGTTGGGTCATATACAAGCTAGGCGTGTTTACTGCGAACACCTATTTTCCTGATGAAGACAATCCCAACAATCCGAAGCCTGGCGACCACATCGGCACAAACGGTTTTCATGTAGTTCATATAGGCGATCGAAATCATTACGCCTACTGGACGTTCCGAGATGTTGATCCCGGCCGTTACGATGTTCAGGTGTTCGTTCCGGCTCATCGCGATTGCACTGCCACTGCAGGAACCGCGCTTGGTGAGGTCGTCGAGTTCGTCGGAGGGATATTTGGTAGCGACTACGAGGCTGTCTGCAATTACCGTTTTCGTCCAGGGGTCAATGCCGAGTACAGGGTTTACGAGGATGTACTGGTGGATGCCGATGGGGACACCACGTTCCGAGGTCTGCAGTTCCATACTACGGTGGATCAGTCGCTAAAGTCAAGCGATACCGGGAGATGGGTAACACTCGGGTCGCTTGACGTAGCCTCTGCGATGAACCCGACGGTTCGTGTAGCGACATTTGACTTAGATCATGTCGGGGATAGAGATTATCCTCATTCGACAACTTCCACAGGGGATGAGCGTTGGGAGCACCATCTAGCTGTAGACGCTGCCCGCTTGATCCCCGTTGACGCAGTCGTTGATTGGAGCAGCGACCAAAGGTATGTCGATGCTGTTGCGTGGTGCCAGAGTGATGTGATCTATCAGCTCGTTATCGATCCGATCGTCGATCTGATTTTGGAGCACACGCTTGGAACGATCAAGGATACGATGATCGAGAGTGCAATAACCGGAGCTCTGGTTGGTGCCGCTGCGGGGCTTACGGCTGCCAGCGGTGGAATCGGAACACCGCTACTTGTAGGTACGGTAGGTGTGAAGATCGCCAGCGGAGCCAAATTTGTGGTCAAGGTAGTGACCAAGGTACAGAAGATTTGGGATCTATTCCGTCGCCTCGATGAGATCTTGGACAAGATTCGCCGAGTTCGCGATACAGCTGAAGTGTTTGCCGAAGTATTGGATAACTTTGTATTGGACAACTTTAAATTAAGCGCAACAGGCGAAGACGGTCTCGATCATGAATTTGACCTAGGATCAATGTGCGAACAAGATGCGGTATGGGAGAACTACTATGGCGACAATAACTTCGGCGGTGAGGTGCAAAAATTCGTGCGAGAGAGATTCGAAGAGGCTGCTCGGCTCGTCGGTTGAGCGAGTATTGCCGGTTCCTGACCCCCGGCGGCGAGCATGAGGGACCGCCAAGAGTCTAACGCATTCGCTGGTAACCGCTGGACACGGGAGGAATAGTGCGCGACACAGTAGGAGTTCGAAGCCGCTGGCTGCCGGTCATGACGCTGGCGTTGCTGGCGGCGGCGTGCGCCGGCGGTCCAAGCGAGCCCGGTCCAACCACGACGGCAGCGCCTCCGCCGAACACCATCGGCGATAGGGCATCGCCTGCCGCGGAGGAATCCATCCCCGAGCAGGCGAACAGCGAAGCCGCGTCGACTGAAAGGCGACAACCGGCGGAACCATCGCCCGCGGACACTGCGAGCGACGACGGGCCGGCCGCAGCACCGGTGCCCGTTCCCGGGCCGCCTCCGCCGCCCCCGGGCGCTGAGGACACCACCGCGGCTCTGGT belongs to bacterium and includes:
- a CDS encoding fibronectin type III domain-containing protein; protein product: MKNGRKLFRRIPRFGRLNLGCAIIVMVICTALVPAAASSPVVAQEQTSWYVNDDPSLFGPSEYWYWGDPGHGYGSNYYRYTYAIGGARSADNWARWSMGPRVGLQEIQVYVPSNHATATVYYNITIGSRTFRRSVAQASISGWHSLGNWDAGGADVVVAVYDNDAGHHKDRHGFAASRIGVDAIRMRCVARCSANPSPPSPPPPQRDVTIELGADRSGCGYSHLPCRWVDATFEGFASGRYLLECYWSTSRGSLGSRTASRTITVSGRSVDELCWFNVQPGRYLTLVVDGVRSNTIQFSGTTSPPPPPPPPSSLVVEVPSAPSFLAASVGERRAGVLWSPPADDGGAPVTRYRVELYEGGTRVDRFYVASGAVEVSFGGLTPGTAYTAYVRAENRAGWGARDSTTFTTLADSSPPPTTTTTTQPPEAQATRAIRISLGADRSGCGYEHLPCRWVDATFDRFASGRYLLECYWSTSRGSLGNRTASRTITVSSRSVDNLCWFNVQPGRHLTMVVDGVQSNTIQFAGTLGQTSASQNNDQNNNDLPPSMADVDAGLATALPAPSEATAPSSPRNLEIAVIDSNRDADTLKDDLIVTWDSPDNNGGARVAGYRMTISRPPISNGPDVRPHPWSTSGRPSSPYEFAGLSCAAYTITLAAENRAGRGSISRATVSTECPPRPGYLNDDPVIRGGEASGLGQGTMAGWVIYKLGVFTANTYFPDEDNPNNPKPGDHIGTNGFHVVHIGDRNHYAYWTFRDVDPGRYDVQVFVPAHRDCTATAGTALGEVVEFVGGIFGSDYEAVCNYRFRPGVNAEYRVYEDVLVDADGDTTFRGLQFHTTVDQSLKSSDTGRWVTLGSLDVASAMNPTVRVATFDLDHVGDRDYPHSTTSTGDERWEHHLAVDAARLIPVDAVVDWSSDQRYVDAVAWCQSDVIYQLVIDPIVDLILEHTLGTIKDTMIESAITGALVGAAAGLTAASGGIGTPLLVGTVGVKIASGAKFVVKVVTKVQKIWDLFRRLDEILDKIRRVRDTAEVFAEVLDNFVLDNFKLSATGEDGLDHEFDLGSMCEQDAVWENYYGDNNFGGEVQKFVRERFEEAARLVG
- a CDS encoding AbrB/MazE/SpoVT family DNA-binding domain-containing protein; protein product: MAVHRFRVSERGQMALPAEARRRWNLTAGGTVEIADLGPALVVVPAGGDGLRNLLRASIDEAGGYPSLAARVAVEEPELR